The sequence cgcgttaaagttattcaggcttattatgaaaacgggcgttgaaatcaaaatgcatatcgcacacttcgtgattttttcggtcaatttaatagTGTGGTTGAACGGCCGTCCACTTccactcgtcgtcgtgcccaacaattgcacctctcacgctcgtcgttgatgaacattatgcataaagacttgcacttacacgcttacaaggtgcaattgactcaagaactaaagccccTCGACCAtgtcaagcgtcgtcaatggtcagatgggtggcaggaaatggcaacagagaatgaccaattttcgaagaaaatcatcttcagtgatgaggcacattttcacctcaatgaattcgtcaataagcagaattgccgcatttgggcgaatgataatccaagagtgattgccgaaaaaccaatgcacccacaaaaagtgactgtttggtgcggtttatggatgtggacgatatatggTTTCAagaggacggtgccacttgtcacacagctaacgaaacaatggctcttttgcgcgaaaaatttgatggccgaataatctcacgtcgcggcgatgtcaattggccgtcaagatcatgtgatttcacatcgttggacttctttctttggggttatttgaaagaaaaggtgtacgttgataagccagcaacaattcaagagctaaaggatgagataattcggcacattaacggcatagaacctcaattatgcctcagcgtcatcgaaaatttggaccattgaatggaggtgtgccgcggaggccgcggcggccatttggccgatattttgctccatacgtaattgagccatacctatattatcataataaagagaaatggcaataatttcctaaaagcattgtattttatttaaaatcaacaccggcccttaaaacttaaccaccctttatatgtaagaaagaataataaaaaatcaatttttaaaaaagtctgTTTTGCGGCAATTGGAATCGattgaaattttgtaagatGCACTCAGACCAAATTGAGATTATCGAATAAGCccaattttactttaaaataaaaagcagtaaaagcataaaaaagctgttaCAATACCGAAATACTTTGCGACTTCATCAATCTTTTCACCGACATGTTTTGAAAGTTTTCGCGCTTtatgaattgtaaaattttgcaaCTCGGTTTAAAGAATTCTTTATATTTTCATGTTTGTTCCTAgctaagtaaaattttattaacaatcTTACCCATTTCTGAaaagattcttcttcttcttttttctccTAATTGGCGCGACAACCGCTTATGCgcttttggccaagtttaaaaAAAGCGTGCCAATAATTTCTTTCTCATGCCAAGTCAAGTGCTACTCCACCAGAAGTTTTCAACGCagtggaggccttcctcttcctctgctaccaccagctggtagcgcatcgaatactttcagagccgaagcgtttgtatcctttCGGACGACAAGActtagccaacgtagccgctggatctttattcgctgcgctatgtctatgtcgtcgtaaagctcatacagctcatcgttccatcgcctgcaatattcgccgtcgccatcGTGCAAAGGTCCggaaatcttacgcagaatctttctctcaagcactccaaggaacgcttcatcggatgttgtcaatGTCCAAGCTTTTACGCAATACGTTAAGAGACGTGATGAGAGTCTTagagagtgttagttttgttcgtcgagagaggactttactactcaattgcctacttagtccaaagtagtattTGCTGGAAAGAGATATTTTTCGATGGATTTCAAGACTGATATTGTTATTGGTGCTAGTGCTGGTTCCCAGATAAACgaaatcttttacaacctcgaaatcacaactgtcaacagtgacgtgggcgtaatacgcgagtgcgccgactgtttgttttatTACAGTAGgtgcttcgttttgtcctcgttcaccatcagacccattcgcttggcCTCTTCATCCAATtgggaaaaggcagaactaacaccGCAGCTGTTAAAAACTACGACGGCTtattattaatgaaaattttagtgAAGCGATAAAAATTAGCAGTGAGATTCTTATGAAGATTAGCTCCGCTAATACAGTGACCAGTGTGTGGCCCTATTTCATCGCACACCACCGTAAATGCCACATATGCATAAAGTAGGCATGTAGGGAAAGGAATAAGAAAgactacaatttattaaaattaaaaatcaaaaaaaaaaaacatgctttTTAACTATATCAGAGCACTTGAGAGTACACCAAGCAGTTGAAATCCACTTCAAATATGTTCCAAACATTTTTAGTCAAGTCACTTCCTTCCATCGCAAGAAACAACGCTAACCCGTTTATGGCGGCAAACTCTATTGGCGGATGCGTCGGCGCGCCTCTACTACAGAATTCAACAGGAAAGttcaaattttccaatttagGGAAACCCacagatttaatttaataaacaattgaGAAATCAAATTTCAACACTTCATAAAACCAAAATATGTGTACTTGCATATAAACCtgcactgtatgtatgtatgtgcatacatatgtatgtgtgtgtgtatgtatgtgtgtatgcatgagtATATGCCAGAATCATCCGACGGAAGCATTTTAATACCTTAAATCCGGAAAAGGTAAATGGGTAAAGAGTCAAAAGCCGCCACATACCCGTACGCGCACTTTCCTGTTTCCTCAAACACTCACGCACACATTTGCATCGGAAAGCATAAACATTTCTGTCGACACTGTTGACAAATCGCTTTAACAATAACTGagagagtgagtgagtgagtgagtgttctttgttgtttttgtactttATTGTTACTTATGCTCGTAGATCTTATGACGACGGTAAATGGATAAACGGATGCTTAACCGACGCTTTAGCGTTTAATTTAGTGGTGtactcgtacacacatacatatatacatatgcacacagtCGTCAGCCACGAAGCCGAACTTCGACGCGAGCAGCGCTCATaaagcaatattttcattttccatAATTATTCAACTGCCGGCATTTTATAATGCGCGAGTACATTTAGCAGCGCAGCGGACGCATTCTCTCAGCTGAGTTTATAATTTCCTCTTTGCACTCATCAATTCCAGCCTGGTTCATCCGCTGAGCCGctattgtttttcaattttcattgttctttccaattgttgtttttgctttctacTTACTACATATTTCTTTTCCTGTCTTTTGCTGATTTGCTTCTCATTGTGCATTGTTTTGATCGCACACTTCCGCCAACAATTACCGGCTCGCTGAACAGGCCGGCCGGCGCGCTGCTGCGCTATGTATTTGCGGTGATCCGGGAATGGTGAGTGACCAACATTATCACCGGATATTCGTTGCTTTCGTATAAAATGTTGCATGCACTTATTATTGTGGCTActttaaatagaattttgcaTTACTACTCTGCCTCTGTGTTTCGCGATCTCTCCATTGCTGCTTTTGTTTTGTTCGGTAGATTCGTGGTTGGTTATAATGATCGCCTCTGTTTGTGCTCGCGCTCCTCTCTCGTCAGTTACAATTATTGAGCTTCCGTCCGTCGCCAATTGTCGTCACCGACTTTAAGTGATGTATGGGTCAAACCGATGCAAACGTAAACCATATTGCAGGACGGGTACTTTTATATAATTATCTTcagcttgtatgtgtgtgtgtgtatatatgagaGCGCATACCATATGTTGATTGTGGGTTTGTGGAGCACTCGGTTAACCGTTCTATCTTTGTTCACCGTAATTGAttgcaattttaattattattagcatcaattttcttaaattatttattggaCGTATCGAACTCTACTGTGCGCGCTTTCAtggagatacatacatatatgtatactaggttgttcaataagttttgcggctcgataaaagcctacattttttttgttatgttcgcGCAtgcgaagtttcatttcaatctgtcaattcattttttgtttacaagccatttagtatcgacgagtcacagtattttcttcattggaaaaaatcaagtatcaagtatgaatttttatttttggaaggcttaaaagcaaaggaaatttatgaacgaatgttgcaAGTGTAAAGGGTGatcttttagctattatctttttaaacagttggtttaaacagctgacgcacgtttcgtgttttttttcactgtcaaacatcttcagtttggtctataatttaaccatgaatcgtcttacaaacgaacaacacttgcaaatcattgaattttattataaaaatgcgtgttctgttaaaaaagtttatcgcgcgcttcttccattttatggtcagtttaatcgacccactgaagcggctattcgagctattgtgactaaatttagaaccaaatttacattagtggacatcaaaccaccaacacgcttgcgtagagtgcgaactgaagaaaatatcgcagctgtatcgatccgtcgccgttcgcagcacttgggcctctgttactcaacaacgtggaaaattttgcgaaaggatttaggtgtgaagcctttcaaaatacagctggtgcaagaattgaagccgaacgacctaccgcaacgccgaatttttggtaaatgggctcttagaaagttggccgaagatccacttttttatcgaaaaaatgtgttccgcgatgaagctcatttttggatcaatgggtacgtaaataagcagaattgttgattttggagtgaagattagccagaagaattgcaagagctaccaacgtatccagaaaaggtcacagtttggtgcggtttatgggctggagacaccattggaccgtacttcttcaaagatgctgcgaatcgtaacgtaattgtgaatggtgagcgctaccgtaaattgatatccaactttttttgcccggTGTCgttaacgtttaggtgtggttcacattcaacatcggcccttgaaatttaaccaccctttatgacTATTGATAGTGATGACTTATCATTGCACCTGATTCAATAGTGAACGACTCTGTGAGCTTCCCTTGAGTGATCATTTTTGCTTGCGTATTTGTGAGCGTTGCGCTAACGAGCCTTATTAGTTTGGCAGCAATTCCAAGAATAAGCAGTATGTGCTAGATCCTATCTCTTTTAACACTGTCGAAGGCTTGTTTGAAATCAACGAACAGGCAGTGAATATCTAGCGCGTAttcatagtgtttttcaaacatttggctAAGATCAAAACATTGATTGATTGATCGATTGTAGACTTGCCTCCAAGAAAAccgcattgtttttgtttttttgtcttgttcactcctctaggaagcatagggcctcgacaaggctcagtcttgcgttggtttcgttaatctgtctttgatttctgacagcgtaggtgattagcctgccggtaccagtcctaagtggtgGGAATGCCcaactgtcgttgcttaggaacaacgccttctagctgcttggagcgccatctgtatttcacatttttctggcagaaagaTCGttcagatggttgaggacttcgctaaatggggtgtgtctgcgctattaccgcggttgcccgctttctcttgctggcgccactggtgcattgtgtaactgtgtctttttctttgttttttgcttcttttagcagccacaatgcaagtaatgcgctgactctTGTGCGGAAGCAAGGATGGGAAGGATAcgttttttggggttgaggaatgagaatgtttttatttattttttttgttttggaaaaaggtaggtaaatttggaaaagtgcgaggaccgcgttttacgtgggactcgaacccataacctctgggatggcaggctagtgcacttacgctagactaccgaagTCGCTCAGATAGTCTTCAATTAAACGGTCACCACGGCCGCTAATATTTAAtgctttgtgaaaaaaattgtctgtCTGTCTACATGGAAATATTCCGGAAATGTAGCCTAAAATGTAATTGactcaaaataacaaaaacaatattggtAAATATCAAAAGACCCGCCTTGTTGCGCACAGGAACTGCACCAGTGAGAAGTTCTCCTTTCGACATTCAGAACCGCATCAAACCGGCACTCTTTTACCGCCGTTGGCAATATGCTGATATAAATTGAAGAATTATTCCCTTTGGATACTAGGATGGGTTTCTTAAAAGATTTCTATTAACATTTGTTgtgtaaatttcaaaaaatcgaaataaataataaatcgcAATCGTCGTGACCCACAACCCGGTCACATATTTGCTACCAAAAATTCCGCGCAAACTGCACCAACAGCTCCATCTTTGTCATTTGCGGTTCTTCCTTGTTGTACCAGTTGGTTAGGAGACGTAAAATACCGCCCAACATGTCGAACATGCCTTCCAGTTCGAAAAAGATCGAGAAGAGCCACGACACAACGGTAATCAAAGTGAGTGCAGACGCAATGCTGCGCAActctaaaaaagtaaaaaccgcAAATTATTGGATGTTGAAACGGGCACTCGAGGTAGAATTTAGTTTTACATACCTgagtaatttttaaaagttttcttctCACGCGGCAATACTCTCAGCGGTTGGCGACGTGAACTGTCTAGCGTATCGCCAACTGTCTCGCGGGGCGGCATGTATCGGCGTGGCATCTGAATTGGTGGCACCATAGGTGGCGGATGATAAGAGCGTGGTGCTAAAACTGAGCAGCTTACATTGGCCTCGGTTTGCGTTTGTACATCCGTTTGTGGCAAACAAGATTTAGCTTTCGAATCGTCAGTCAAGAAACGGGTAGGAATTTTATCTATATTACGTGGTGTAAAAATGGGTCGCGTCTTCTGGTTCGAATGACGACGAGTGCCCTAATTCATAACAATGATGAGTGGGGTGTGGTGTGAGATTGGGGATACGTCTTTTAATTTCGAGCATACCTTCGATCGCTTGGTAGTGATGAGTCTGGGACAATCGCTGGCAAAACCCGAAATTTTCGTTGAAGAAGTATTGTTAATTGGCACTTTGAACATCTGCGAACATTGAGATGGTACAGAGAAGGGGTTTAAGTTCAACGGCATGTTGTCCTCTTCCAAATTTATCGAATGTTTCTCGCCTGTTTCGCTAACGGCAACTGCGCGCGGACCTTCAGGCATAACGCTgagtaattaaacaaaaaatacaataaactgAATGTTGTAATGTTGGACGCATTTGCAGTTTGCTCACGAATCACCGATGAAATTCGTCTTGGAACTGTGGCTCGCCATCGTATATGTGGTGCGTTCATTCTGAAATAACTCAGTGCGCGGACTCAGCTGTATGAGGTTGATGTCAGAGGGATCATTGACAAAACTGCCAGTTTGTTTTCTGCGGACAAATGTAGAAAAATATGCTTTTGTTAGCTGGAAAAGTTTCGTTTGTTGACTCACCTTGGCTTGGTGGACATGTATGTATGGCAGTATTTTAGGGAAGGAGAAGGAAAAGTGAGAAATATAcgtatacaaataaatttttgtgttcatataaaaataagtttttgactgcaatccaaaaaaacaaattgacacAAGAGAACTCtatgaaatttgaaagaaaagtgtgCTGATGGCTGTGGGTGGAGTGTTGAGCGTTCATTAGTGTGGATCCTAAGCGCACTTGTGAGGCGTTTCGACCAAATATGATAGGGGTTCTACGATTGTTCTTTAGCAGTTAACGAGTGTGTTGCAAGTAACAGTAACAATTTCATGGTAGTTTGACGGAAGTTGGCGCAAAAATTATTCATCAAGTGGCGCTTCACAAGCAGCAAGTGACAACAGAACACgtctgttattattgttgtttcctttaaaattttaaatgtcttTAATAAGACTGAAGGCGTCGTCGATTCGTCACTCTGTGTAggctgtagtgtcgaagttgctTAGTAAAAAGTCTGTTACTTCATTCATTCCTTCAATGGAAGGAGGGTGGGGAATTTCCTATTGAATGTCACCATTGGGATGATTTAATCAGTCCTCCTCGAGGTGAACTGAGTTtatcgcaataatagactggcagGACCATAAGTTTTATccctccagcgacccgctttatttaacctaaatgcactcaaacCGGGTTCAATATTGAGAATGTATTAGggtcttaactaaaaattacatataaaaacatacCAATACACCGCAAATTTCAGCGGAAATTCTTTATCTCTACATCACCACCGTCTGGAGCAAAAGGGATCATTGCgaagctgcccaagaaaggcGATTTGCGTGACTGCGGCAACTGCGGCTAAAATTTTAGCCATTATCATACAAAGCAGACTCGAACGCTCTTCAAGGAACGATCAAGCTGAATTTCACCCTCACCGAAActgtgttgaccaagccaacacTCTTCTCATCATAGTAAAACAATCAAGTGAGTGGCGCTCCCCGCCTGGCATGCTATTCGTTGACTTTAAGAAGGCATTCGGCACAAACAAACGAGACTCAATATGGCTGGCGTTGAGTGGGAAGGGTGTTCCCGCCAAAATAGTCCGCCTCATTAGAGCACTTTACGAGAACTTCGAACTGGCAGTGCCTAACAACGGCAACGCAGGCATAAGGCAAGGTTGTGCTCTGTCGCCTCTTCTCTTCGACATCGTCCTAGGCGATGTTATGAGCCAATTGACACTGCCCAAAAGgtgcatcgtatggagtttcaccagacatctgaGGACCTAGACtttgccgatgacatctgcctcctcgcTCACAAACTCACTGGCATGGAAGCGAAGGCAGACAGACCAgtcacgctggcacgcactgtcggacggGAGGTTAATATCGCCAAGACGAAGGCTATGAGAGCCAActacaataacgcaaggcagatattgatTGACGGATGaccggtggaatttgtcgaaagcttctgctacctcagcTACACTATCAAGACAGAaggcggagcagatgaagatgtcaactgcaagctaaacaaagcaagggcgggcattcgggcgaatgcatacactgtgggggagttcgcaaatctccaggcgcactaaataacgaatattcggctcatgcgggAAGTCCATATTGTTGTacagaagcgaaacatggctagTCTCTCTTACCATCTCACAGAGGCTACACTATTTCGTCAACAAaggcctccgcatcatctgtagaatattcagGCCGACacgctgtggagatcaacgaatgagcagCCCGTCCTATGGCAAGCTAAACGCAGAAGCTGGCGATGGATACGACAATCGCTTAGAAAACCGCTATATGGCAAAacggcgcaaaaaaaaaaacagcccaGAACCATGTACGATGGAAcaatcttgtcgaggccctatgctccgcagtgaatacgaaaaaaacaacaaaaaaaacatacgcATATAAGAGATGAATTcccaaataaacaagactgagctaaattagaaacgacaggagctttgttctgataacttcgagtttgtttatgcaaaagagtCCCTCCCCTCTGGCCtagatacactgttttgcgcgatctaaaagcttttcgaaagagtttttttagatcattgaccggaatgtctttcaggatgtcggtacaagccttgtggatggcctctacgaacgcaaaacgttttcctttcatagccAAATGCAACATTCCGattaggtagaagtcacagggagccatatgagGCGCATACGGTTAgttattgatggttaaaatgcgatctctagtcaaaaaatggtcacaagagtggatcgatgagatggtgcattgtcatgcaataagcgccagcttcctccttcgcggtatttagGACGAACTCGACGAATACGATGCAACAAACACTTTAAACGACCAAGACAGAAAATtgaattgacggtttggcccatttgcatgaactccttgtggcCAATtgccttggaatcgtaaaaacaaatgagcaccgacttgatttttgacgtcaccaaacgcgattttttgggtggtggctcgacTGGGGGTCTTCCactcggcactttgacgcttagtttcaggttcatgttgaagacaccacgtttcatcagcAGTTGCAATGTTgaaaaggaagttctcgtcttctctcgcctctttaatgaggtctttcgaacgTTGAGTTCTGAGAAATTTTtgttcctcagttaacttgtacggaaggaaacgtgcacagacctttcgtaagcccaaatgatcagttaaaatgcgataaatcgatgttttgaagatattcaactccgattccatgaatttcaagatgatttcggttcatttttgataaatttacgaagaatttcgatggagttttcggtgattactgattggCGGTGGCCCGTatgtttattgtcatttatgtcctcacaaccatctctgaaacgtagaaaccactcatgaactctagcACAAGATAGAAAATCATCGCCATCGATTTTTTTCTGCAactcttcgaattttgaccatgtctgacaagtacacgaaaaatgatgacatccacaggacttttaatatagcaagagtagacgaagaaatcaaaaagataacaacaaggcactttgaaaaaatacccacacaaagtaatgcagaaattaacaaacttcttgaaagggaaagaaacgggaaaaggcgtttaaagagaacccgaccaagcgacctagtatgataaatgctaaaaaacaataaatatgtaaaaaaaaataattaaaaatagttgttaaatgtaatcatgtaaagtgaaacttgtattgtattattgtatactATTCAATtgctattatttcgtttattttaattttatcgcttttgacactggccattaagcgatgtatataaatcctgaccaaattgttaaacaacatacttaatgtcaaaggacagatgtataaaataaatggggaatataaaaaaaaaaataaaaaaaaaataaaaatgtttcgctaaacgttttactgatttaaaaacaaaatttggcattagctctttgttcgaaactcatttttgtaccgatgacacaaacaaactgacactttatacTTCGCTTGCTCTGAactgaatgtcaccaagctttcactggaagtcagcaaGGGAAGTAACTTCCaatgcactaactcattaagcggacagatacctgtaaaatttcgaaaaaaaaaattttttttcataaaatgttaacataatcctttaagaatgtgTCAAAAATGTTTaggacgtaaatttaagtatttcttatattatagatcgtcaaccgcgacgactctattctttccgttcgagcgctgggagaggtatagttacgttgccgaccttagacgcgtttttctcaaaacaatattttttgaattggcgtgctcgataactcgaaaagttattgaccgatctccctgaaattttgcacacatttttttttattatattactttctatgtgaattcacagttcgaaaatttttcgaaaaaataattttttcgaagcaaaaatagtaggaaaattcgccccaaaattctttttttttttggaagcattttattccgcgaattatttttttctatttattgttaatgcatatagaaattatgacattaataaacaaaaaaaaatgtttggttttttgtattcaggtcactgacgcggatgctacaatgcccaccgattgagaagccctgctgcgaccttcctggaagatttgagtgtacatccgccattttaaatgattaaaaaaaaaaaaatgtataatattttaagggGTTTTAGGCCACtgtagaatttcgaaaaaa is a genomic window of Anastrepha ludens isolate Willacy chromosome 6, idAnaLude1.1, whole genome shotgun sequence containing:
- the LOC128867326 gene encoding uncharacterized protein LOC128867326 isoform X1, whose translation is MSTKPRKQTGSFVNDPSDINLIQLSPRTELFQNERTTYTMASHSSKTNFIGDSVMPEGPRAVAVSETGEKHSINLEEDNMPLNLNPFSVPSQCSQMFKVPINNTSSTKISGFASDCPRLITTKRSKGTRRHSNQKTRPIFTPRNIDKIPTRFLTDDSKAKSCLPQTDVQTQTEANVSCSVLAPRSYHPPPMVPPIQMPRRYMPPRETVGDTLDSSRRQPLRVLPREKKTFKNYSELRSIASALTLITVVSWLFSIFFELEGMFDMLGGILRLLTNWYNKEEPQMTKMELLVQFARNFW
- the LOC128867326 gene encoding uncharacterized protein LOC128867326 isoform X2, which translates into the protein MSTKPRKQTGSFVNDPSDINLIQLSPRTELFQNERTTYTMASHSSKTNFIGDSVMPEGPRAVAVSETGEKHSINLEEDNMPLNLNPFSVPSQCSQMFKVPINNTSSTKISGFASDCPRLITTKRSKGTRRHSNQKTRPIFTPRNIDKIPTRFLTDDSKAKSCLPQTDVQTQTEANMPRRYMPPRETVGDTLDSSRRQPLRVLPREKKTFKNYSELRSIASALTLITVVSWLFSIFFELEGMFDMLGGILRLLTNWYNKEEPQMTKMELLVQFARNFW